CCGCTGCTGGCAAGCGACGGCAGCCTGCTGACCCTGCCTTCGGACAGCATCTGCGTGCATGGCGACAATGCCGAATCGGTGGCCTCGGTACAGGCGATCCGCCAGGCATTTGCCGAGCTCGACGGCGCGTGAAGGTACGCCTCGAAACCGCCGCCATGGATAACCTGATGGTACGGCTTTTCGATACCATCGACGAGGACAACATGCCGTGGATACTGGCCGCCGACAGCGCCTTGCGGGAGGCGCTCGGCGATACCCTGATCGATCTGGTGCCCTCTTACACTACGCTACTCGTCCATTACGACTGCCGGCAACTCTCTCATGGCGAGGCCAGGGCACGCATCGAACGCTCCCTCGAGGGGCTCACCCCTGCCGACACCAGCGAGGGGCAATGCCACGACGTACCGGTCTGGTACCACGAGAGCGTGGGGCCCGAGCTGCCCCGCCTGGCCAAGCGCATCGGGATCACCACCGATGAGCTGATCGCCCGCCACTGCGCTCACGACTACCATGTCTTCGCGCTGGGCTTCGCACCGGGCTACGCCTTCATGGGATTGGTCGAGGAGGCACTGGCCACTCCACGCCTCAAGACGCCACGCCAGAAGGTGGCCGCCGGCAGCGTGGGCATCGCCGACCGCCAGACGGCGATCTATCCGCTGCGCTCGCCGGGGGGGTGGAACATCCTCGGCCGCTCGCCGGTGGTGCTGTTCGATCGCACCCGGGGAGAGAGCCTGATGCGCCCCGGCGACCGGGTTCGCTTCACGGCCATTTCGCGCCACGAATTCGAAGCGCTGGGTGGCGACACCGCGCCGCTGGGAGAGCGCGGATGAGCGGCACTTCATTGATAGGCATGGTGGTCGAGCGCGCCGGCCCCCTCGCCCTGGTGCAGGATGGCGGCCGGCAAGGGGTTCGGCACATGGGCGTGACCCAAGGCGGCGCGGCCGACTGGATCTCGTTGGGCTGGGCCAACTGGCTGCTTGGCAACCCCGTCGGTAGCGCCGGGCTTGAGATCGTGCTCGGCGGCGGGCTGACCCTGCGCGTAGAGCGCCAAGCACGCCTGGCGCTTACCGGCGCGGACCTGGAAGCGACGCTGGATGACACCCCCCTCACCCCCGGCACCAGCTTCCAGGTGGTGCCGGGGCAGCGGCTCACCTTCCGCCAGCCGGTATTCGGGCTGCGCGCCTACCTGGCCTTTCCCGGCGGCCTTCACGCCCCCACGGTGCTGGACAGTGCATCCACCGTGGTACGTGAACAGCTGGGTGGCTTGCATGAGGATGGCAGCCCGCTGAAGGCGGGCGACGGCCTCGCCTGGCGAGGCGGCGAGACACCACAGCGCCACCTGCCAAGGGCCCCTTTCACCATGCCCTCACCAGGCGTGGCACTCTCTCTGG
This DNA window, taken from Halomonas sp. TA22, encodes the following:
- a CDS encoding biotin-dependent carboxyltransferase family protein, which translates into the protein MSGTSLIGMVVERAGPLALVQDGGRQGVRHMGVTQGGAADWISLGWANWLLGNPVGSAGLEIVLGGGLTLRVERQARLALTGADLEATLDDTPLTPGTSFQVVPGQRLTFRQPVFGLRAYLAFPGGLHAPTVLDSASTVVREQLGGLHEDGSPLKAGDGLAWRGGETPQRHLPRAPFTMPSPGVALSLVPGSQIGRFPGHSLFLAFNRTWQVDNRADRMGVRLLGPMLRSKQRSMVSEGIPLGAVQVPPDGQPIVLLNDRQTIGGYPRLGALTPEACASLAQCLPGHEVRLRAITPSQARERHLRLLAAWQ
- a CDS encoding allophanate hydrolase subunit 1 — protein: MKVRLETAAMDNLMVRLFDTIDEDNMPWILAADSALREALGDTLIDLVPSYTTLLVHYDCRQLSHGEARARIERSLEGLTPADTSEGQCHDVPVWYHESVGPELPRLAKRIGITTDELIARHCAHDYHVFALGFAPGYAFMGLVEEALATPRLKTPRQKVAAGSVGIADRQTAIYPLRSPGGWNILGRSPVVLFDRTRGESLMRPGDRVRFTAISRHEFEALGGDTAPLGERG